One window of the Niallia circulans genome contains the following:
- a CDS encoding protein-export chaperone SecB, which translates to MTKEIVPSSFTFNNYVINKSIFEVNQSFEPTDNVTLDFQLSSDIKINKTQDEALVILMCEIFKDAKENNYPFYMSIEIVGDFSLEGEIGVDFINLCKVNGTAILFPYVRSYISHVTSMSGVPNLILPTLNVLEMLEDE; encoded by the coding sequence ATGACTAAAGAAATTGTACCTAGTAGTTTTACTTTTAATAATTATGTTATTAATAAATCAATCTTTGAAGTTAATCAAAGTTTTGAACCTACAGATAATGTAACATTGGATTTTCAACTTAGTTCAGATATTAAAATTAATAAAACTCAAGATGAAGCATTGGTAATATTAATGTGTGAGATTTTTAAAGATGCAAAAGAAAATAACTATCCATTCTATATGAGTATAGAAATAGTAGGGGATTTTTCTTTAGAAGGTGAGATAGGAGTAGACTTTATTAATCTATGTAAAGTAAATGGAACAGCTATACTATTCCCATATGTTAGAAGTTATATTAGTCACGTAACCTCTATGTCGGGAGTTCCAAATTTAATTCTTCCTACACTTAATGTTCTAGAAATGTTGGAAGATGAGTAG
- a CDS encoding P-loop NTPase fold protein, whose translation MMNNSNLENLIIIIDDLDRFSSERIIDTLEAIKLFLAVKKTTFIIAIDEDVVSCAMDRKYPKIDDATLDIS comes from the coding sequence ATGATGAATAATTCTAACTTAGAGAATCTTATCATCATTATAGATGACTTAGATAGGTTCAGTTCTGAACGTATAATTGACACACTGGAAGCAATAAAGTTATTTTTAGCTGTAAAAAAGACAACCTTTATAATCGCAATTGATGAAGATGTGGTTAGTTGTGCTATGGATAGGAAATATCCCAAAATAGACGATGCAACCCTTGATATTTCCTAA
- a CDS encoding LytR/AlgR family response regulator transcription factor has translation MIRIAIVEDDVKYKEQLIEYIRRFEQEKGENIEMETFSDGDEIVENYHAQFDIILMDIQMRFMDGMAAAEEIRKMDSEVVIIFITNMAQYAIKGYSVDALDYVLKPISYFAFSERLNRAIERMKKRESRFITIAVKGGVMRLKVSDIYYVESFGHKLNFSMNKEEIMTTGTMKELEKQLSEFHFFRAHKGYLINLEHVDGMNDNCAIVKGKELLVSRNKRKAFMEALSHYWGEVIK, from the coding sequence ATGATACGTATTGCAATCGTCGAGGATGATGTTAAATATAAGGAGCAATTAATAGAGTATATTAGAAGGTTCGAACAAGAGAAAGGTGAAAATATAGAAATGGAGACTTTTTCGGATGGAGATGAAATTGTTGAAAACTATCATGCTCAATTTGACATTATTTTAATGGATATTCAAATGCGTTTTATGGACGGGATGGCTGCCGCAGAAGAAATTAGAAAAATGGATTCAGAGGTTGTTATTATCTTTATTACCAATATGGCACAGTATGCGATTAAAGGATATTCAGTGGATGCATTGGATTATGTGTTGAAACCGATTTCTTATTTTGCGTTCTCGGAACGGCTGAATCGGGCGATTGAAAGAATGAAGAAAAGAGAGTCGCGCTTTATTACGATAGCGGTCAAAGGTGGGGTTATGCGTCTAAAGGTTTCAGATATATATTATGTGGAGAGTTTCGGGCATAAGCTTAATTTTTCCATGAATAAAGAAGAAATTATGACAACCGGTACAATGAAAGAGTTGGAAAAACAATTATCTGAATTCCACTTCTTTCGTGCACATAAGGGCTACTTAATCAATTTAGAGCATGTGGATGGAATGAATGATAACTGTGCAATCGTGAAAGGGAAAGAACTATTAGTAAGCCGAAATAAACGAAAAGCATTCATGGAAGCTTTATCCCATTATTGGGGTGAGGTGATAAAGTGA
- a CDS encoding ATP-binding protein, translating to MNDVLPDIPRILTALAEWLACLVYISILAKKLYGWRLVAFSSGALIIQSVFLVITKDLPIVFWVPCMVVAMGMMFLLIYMCCDISMIEAGYFSVRAFVAAEFVASLEWQVRFFFWNAESSDIFLELLLLLFVYAFLFLSLCLLEKRHIPTEGRLNIRKREFWSTIMTGIAVFAISNLSFVTSRTPFSGQYAKEILNIRTLVDLGGLSILYAYHIQINDLRTRHELKAVQDILQNQYAQYQLSKESIEMINFKYHDLKNQLIALRAEENVDKRNEFLEKMENDIKFYEAQNKTGNHVLDTVLTSKNLYCIKNGITLTCVANGTLLNDMDVVDITTIFGNALDNAIEHVQQIKEAEKRLIHVSVFTQKKFLMIRIENYFEGDLKLEAGLPVTTKKDSFNHGYGLKSIRYTVQKYDGVVSVDQKGKWFELKIFMPILN from the coding sequence GTGAATGATGTTCTTCCGGATATCCCGAGAATACTTACAGCATTAGCGGAGTGGCTTGCGTGTCTTGTATATATATCGATATTGGCAAAGAAACTATATGGCTGGAGATTGGTGGCATTTTCAAGTGGTGCTCTCATCATTCAGTCTGTTTTTCTAGTAATCACCAAAGACTTGCCGATTGTCTTTTGGGTACCATGTATGGTTGTCGCCATGGGAATGATGTTTCTTCTGATTTATATGTGTTGTGATATTAGTATGATTGAAGCAGGATATTTTAGTGTAAGAGCGTTTGTTGCCGCAGAATTTGTAGCATCTCTGGAATGGCAGGTTCGGTTCTTTTTCTGGAATGCTGAAAGCAGTGATATATTTTTAGAGCTTCTTTTACTATTGTTTGTATATGCTTTTCTTTTTCTTTCATTATGCTTGTTAGAAAAAAGGCATATTCCTACAGAAGGTAGATTGAATATTAGGAAGCGTGAATTTTGGTCAACAATAATGACGGGTATAGCCGTGTTTGCAATAAGCAATTTGAGCTTTGTGACCTCTAGGACTCCCTTTAGTGGACAATATGCCAAAGAGATTCTTAATATTCGAACCTTGGTTGACTTGGGTGGACTGTCTATCTTATATGCATACCATATTCAAATAAACGACTTAAGAACAAGGCATGAGTTAAAAGCGGTACAGGATATCTTACAGAATCAATATGCTCAGTATCAGCTATCAAAAGAAAGCATCGAAATGATTAATTTTAAATATCACGATTTAAAAAATCAACTTATAGCACTTAGAGCTGAAGAAAACGTAGATAAGAGAAATGAATTTCTAGAGAAGATGGAGAATGATATTAAATTTTACGAAGCACAAAACAAAACGGGTAACCATGTCTTGGATACAGTACTTACTAGCAAAAATCTCTATTGCATTAAGAATGGAATTACTCTAACCTGCGTTGCTAATGGCACCTTGCTGAACGATATGGATGTCGTTGATATCACCACCATTTTTGGGAATGCGCTAGATAATGCAATAGAACATGTACAACAAATCAAAGAAGCTGAAAAAAGATTAATTCATGTTTCTGTCTTTACTCAAAAGAAGTTCCTTATGATTCGTATTGAAAATTATTTTGAAGGAGATCTAAAACTAGAAGCTGGACTACCAGTAACGACTAAGAAGGATTCATTTAATCATGGCTATGGTCTGAAAAGCATTCGATACACTGTTCAAAAGTATGATGGTGTGGTTAGTGTGGATCAAAAGGGTAAGTGGTTTGAACTAAAGATATTTATGCCAATATTAAACTAG
- a CDS encoding beta-glucosidase family protein: protein MKYKDLIKKMTLEEKASLMSGKDFWQSMDIERLNIPNMFLADGPHGIRKQAEAADHLGLNESIPATCFPTAATVANSWNEELTEKIGDNLGQEAVAQKVNVLLGPGINMKRNPLAGRNFEYFSEDPYLAGKMAASMIRGIQTHGISACVKHFAANNQEERRMSIDTIVDERTLREIYLTAFEIAIKEGKTKTVMSAYNMLNGAYTNENLHLMRDILRDEWNYEGVVVTDWGGSNDRVAGLIAGNELEMPTTAGETNQEIIQAIKDGTMSEEVLDECVNRLLDLIFTSNEAFSKPQKEFSVDEHHMVAQQVAEESIVLLKNEENILPLSKDKKVAVIGDFAKNARYQGAGSSIVNPTILDQTLDYLEEAGITSIGFEPGFNRYGRKSQKKIDNACELAKNADVVLLYIGLDEVTEAEGLDRQSMEIPENQINLLNSLYKVNPNIVAVLSCGAVVEMPWINKVKGLVHGYLAGQAGARAILRVLSGEVNPSGKLAETYPLKYEDTPSYYHFPGKEVSVEYRESIFIGYRYYDIANVNVLFPFGYGLSYTTFEYSDLKVNKDGVNFNLTNTGNRAGMEVVQLYVGCKTGAIFRANKELKGFKKIFLHPGETKSVAIPFDDKTFRYFNVKTNKWEIEEANYEIMIGASSEDIRLVDIQFIKGTGAPLPYDRMKLPSYYTGKVNSVSVGEFENLLGHKVPLSQWNRSKPLGYNDTIAQCQYAKGRFARFAFHVITFAHWFLRKIGKRSTANLIMMSIYHMPFRGVARMTGGIINMPMLDGILMIVNGQFFKGLRHVLKERSRMLKADKTEKTIAGTAKEL from the coding sequence ATGAAATATAAAGACTTGATTAAAAAAATGACCTTAGAAGAAAAAGCCTCTTTAATGTCAGGGAAAGATTTCTGGCAATCGATGGATATAGAGCGACTAAACATCCCAAATATGTTTCTTGCCGATGGACCTCATGGGATAAGAAAGCAGGCTGAAGCAGCAGACCACCTTGGACTTAATGAAAGTATTCCAGCGACATGCTTTCCAACAGCAGCGACAGTTGCAAACAGTTGGAATGAAGAATTAACAGAAAAAATTGGAGACAATCTTGGCCAAGAGGCAGTTGCACAAAAAGTAAATGTCCTACTTGGACCTGGTATCAATATGAAAAGAAATCCATTGGCTGGAAGAAACTTTGAGTATTTCAGTGAAGATCCGTATCTTGCGGGGAAAATGGCGGCAAGTATGATTAGAGGAATTCAAACACATGGCATCTCAGCTTGTGTAAAACATTTTGCTGCTAATAATCAGGAAGAAAGACGGATGTCGATTGATACGATTGTCGATGAAAGAACATTACGGGAAATTTATCTAACTGCATTTGAGATTGCCATTAAAGAGGGTAAAACAAAGACAGTTATGTCTGCTTATAATATGCTGAACGGCGCCTATACCAATGAAAACCTACACCTTATGCGCGACATTTTAAGAGATGAATGGAACTATGAGGGTGTTGTTGTTACCGATTGGGGTGGAAGCAATGACCGCGTAGCGGGATTAATTGCAGGAAATGAATTAGAAATGCCTACAACAGCCGGTGAAACAAATCAAGAAATTATTCAAGCTATTAAAGATGGAACAATGAGTGAAGAAGTTTTAGATGAATGTGTAAATCGATTATTAGATTTAATTTTTACTTCTAACGAAGCCTTTAGTAAACCTCAAAAAGAGTTTAGTGTTGACGAACATCATATGGTTGCTCAACAAGTAGCAGAAGAATCAATCGTTCTTCTTAAAAACGAGGAAAATATATTACCTTTATCGAAGGATAAAAAGGTTGCAGTAATCGGAGACTTTGCAAAAAATGCACGATATCAAGGCGCAGGTTCATCAATCGTGAATCCAACTATTTTGGATCAAACATTAGATTATCTTGAGGAAGCAGGAATTACTAGTATCGGTTTTGAACCTGGTTTTAACCGATACGGTAGGAAGAGTCAGAAAAAAATAGATAATGCATGTGAACTTGCAAAAAATGCAGATGTTGTTCTTTTATATATTGGTCTAGATGAGGTTACAGAAGCGGAAGGTCTAGATAGACAAAGCATGGAGATACCGGAAAACCAGATTAACCTGTTAAATTCTTTGTACAAAGTAAATCCCAATATTGTCGCTGTTTTATCATGTGGAGCTGTTGTAGAAATGCCTTGGATTAATAAGGTAAAAGGCTTGGTACATGGATATCTAGCGGGACAGGCAGGAGCGAGAGCGATTCTTAGAGTTCTGTCTGGCGAAGTAAATCCATCAGGAAAACTAGCAGAAACTTATCCACTAAAATACGAGGATACACCATCCTATTATCACTTCCCCGGTAAGGAAGTAAGTGTAGAATACCGAGAAAGTATTTTTATTGGATACCGTTATTATGATATAGCAAATGTAAATGTGCTTTTTCCGTTCGGTTATGGGCTAAGCTATACAACATTTGAGTATTCTGATCTCAAGGTTAATAAGGATGGAGTTAACTTTAATTTAACAAATACCGGGAATCGTGCTGGAATGGAAGTTGTCCAGCTATACGTTGGATGCAAAACAGGTGCTATTTTTAGAGCAAACAAAGAATTAAAGGGATTCAAGAAAATCTTCTTACACCCAGGTGAAACAAAATCAGTGGCTATTCCTTTTGATGATAAAACCTTCCGTTATTTCAATGTGAAAACAAATAAATGGGAAATTGAAGAAGCGAATTATGAGATCATGATTGGTGCCTCAAGTGAAGATATTAGATTGGTAGATATTCAATTCATTAAAGGTACTGGAGCACCACTTCCTTATGATAGAATGAAACTACCCTCCTATTACACTGGAAAAGTAAATAGTGTGAGTGTAGGGGAATTTGAAAACCTACTTGGTCACAAAGTCCCGTTGTCGCAATGGAATCGATCCAAGCCACTTGGTTACAATGATACAATTGCACAATGTCAGTATGCAAAGGGTAGATTTGCTCGATTTGCGTTTCATGTTATTACATTTGCTCATTGGTTTTTACGGAAAATTGGAAAGCGAAGTACTGCGAATTTAATTATGATGTCTATCTACCATATGCCGTTTAGAGGAGTGGCCAGAATGACTGGCGGAATTATAAATATG
- a CDS encoding glycoside hydrolase family 3 protein, translated as MAKKKMSKKKFRIVWSSILSFLIIIIVAANVALAQFSDVISAYFSTIDLESAEAVKARENSEIVVEQIADEGIVLLQNNENALPLSEGEKVNVFGWSFTNPIYGGTGSGASDASKAVTPKDGLEGAGFKVNEELYKAYVDTGIERPLVGMDGQDWTIPEPKPSDFYTDELMQQAKGFSDVAIIFLARSGGEGADLPRSMDGPDTFDPEGGAFGATGQKFGNEDDLDTSKHYLELSNREQGMIDAVTENFDNVILVVNSANTFELGWVENYSQIKSILNVAGPGQNGFNALGRVLSGEVNPSGRTVDLYTKDLLDAPAMANFGDFDYVFENNDGSYSQAVDSSNVLLKYVDYSEGIYVGYRFYETAADLGFINYDEKVQYPFGYGLSYSNFEQEVVQDSLNWTDTEVTVDVNVTNTGSVEGKEVVQLYFSAPYTGRIEKSSIDLIAFEKTDVIKPGESETVTLTFKVEDMASYDANKEYSKTGSYVLEAGEYKLMLMSNSHDKIADVGSKELAEVVYDSGRSTDKQVAVNQFDDEVTGEGSITNYLTRADNFAGLAKMDKNKEFTVTTPEGEKKTVQGKIVDKEFVKLINSIRYDVPSDTHDAAPTTGADNGKTLKDFVGVDFNDKSWNELLDQFTVDELVKLATLGGYRTLEIESVGKPATLDYDGPAAINNMNMAANGQSGTAFPAEIMIASTWNLELAKAMGEHIGAEAKAYGVTGWYAPGINVHRTAFAGRNFEYYSEDGLLSGKMAAAVTKGYQSEGGYVYIKHFALNDQETNRTLGVLTWSNEQAIREIYLKPFEIAVKEGGAKAVMSSFNSVGNKWAGADDGLLKEVLRKEWGFNGHVITDFYMNGSGLNTYPYMNVELAVRNGNDLMLTGAAPMGVPEVNTSSNDTLWALRDAAHNILYTTANSSAIEGNLSAETPKWVVITIIVDILLVLGIATAFFFVFRNSKKRDEELENTRSA; from the coding sequence ATGGCGAAAAAGAAAATGAGCAAGAAAAAATTTCGGATTGTTTGGAGTTCAATTCTGTCTTTCTTAATCATTATTATTGTTGCTGCAAACGTTGCATTAGCTCAATTCTCGGATGTTATCTCAGCGTACTTTTCTACAATAGATTTAGAAAGTGCAGAAGCAGTTAAAGCCCGTGAAAATTCAGAGATAGTAGTTGAGCAGATTGCAGACGAAGGTATTGTTCTATTGCAAAATAATGAAAACGCTTTACCGTTGTCTGAGGGCGAAAAAGTAAACGTTTTCGGATGGAGTTTTACTAATCCAATTTACGGTGGTACTGGATCAGGCGCATCAGATGCGTCGAAAGCAGTTACACCAAAGGATGGTCTTGAAGGGGCCGGTTTTAAAGTCAATGAGGAATTATATAAAGCTTATGTTGATACAGGTATAGAGAGACCACTTGTAGGTATGGATGGCCAAGACTGGACGATTCCAGAACCAAAACCATCTGATTTCTATACAGATGAATTAATGCAACAAGCGAAAGGCTTTTCAGATGTCGCAATTATTTTCCTTGCACGTTCAGGTGGAGAGGGAGCGGACCTACCACGTAGTATGGATGGTCCAGACACATTTGATCCTGAGGGTGGTGCATTTGGTGCAACTGGTCAGAAATTTGGTAATGAAGATGATCTAGATACAAGCAAACATTACCTTGAACTGAGCAATAGAGAACAGGGTATGATTGATGCTGTTACAGAAAATTTTGATAACGTGATCCTAGTAGTAAACAGTGCGAATACATTTGAACTTGGTTGGGTTGAAAATTATAGTCAGATAAAAAGTATCTTGAATGTGGCAGGACCAGGACAAAACGGATTTAATGCATTGGGAAGGGTTCTTTCTGGTGAAGTTAACCCATCTGGTCGAACAGTGGATCTATATACGAAAGATCTTCTCGATGCACCTGCTATGGCAAATTTCGGTGATTTTGATTATGTATTCGAAAATAATGATGGTTCATATTCGCAAGCTGTGGACTCAAGTAATGTTCTATTAAAATATGTTGATTATTCAGAAGGTATATATGTTGGATACCGTTTTTATGAAACTGCTGCAGATTTAGGTTTTATTAATTATGATGAAAAAGTCCAATATCCATTTGGTTATGGATTAAGCTATTCAAACTTTGAACAAGAAGTTGTTCAAGATAGTTTAAATTGGACTGATACAGAAGTAACAGTGGATGTTAATGTAACAAACACTGGTTCAGTAGAAGGTAAAGAGGTTGTGCAATTATACTTCTCAGCCCCTTACACTGGAAGGATTGAAAAGTCGTCAATCGATTTAATTGCATTTGAAAAAACAGATGTGATTAAACCAGGAGAATCTGAAACTGTAACACTTACTTTTAAGGTAGAGGATATGGCTTCTTACGATGCTAACAAAGAGTATAGTAAAACCGGTTCATACGTTCTTGAGGCAGGCGAATATAAGCTCATGCTTATGAGTAACTCTCATGACAAAATAGCTGATGTTGGTTCTAAGGAACTTGCTGAAGTGGTGTATGATTCAGGACGTTCAACTGATAAGCAAGTAGCTGTTAATCAGTTTGATGACGAAGTAACAGGTGAAGGAAGTATTACCAATTATCTTACTAGAGCAGATAATTTTGCTGGTCTTGCAAAAATGGATAAGAATAAGGAATTTACTGTTACAACACCTGAGGGTGAAAAGAAAACAGTACAAGGAAAGATAGTAGATAAGGAATTTGTCAAATTGATAAATAGTATTCGATACGATGTCCCTAGTGATACTCATGATGCAGCGCCGACAACGGGAGCTGACAATGGCAAAACGTTAAAAGATTTTGTTGGTGTCGATTTTAATGATAAGTCCTGGAACGAATTACTCGATCAGTTTACTGTTGATGAACTAGTTAAACTTGCTACACTAGGCGGTTATAGAACGCTTGAAATAGAGAGTGTTGGTAAACCTGCAACCTTAGATTACGATGGGCCAGCTGCAATAAACAATATGAATATGGCAGCTAACGGACAATCTGGTACGGCCTTTCCTGCAGAAATTATGATTGCATCTACTTGGAACCTTGAACTTGCAAAAGCAATGGGTGAACATATTGGAGCTGAGGCAAAGGCGTACGGTGTTACTGGTTGGTATGCACCAGGAATAAACGTACACCGTACAGCATTCGCTGGAAGAAATTTTGAATATTATTCAGAAGATGGACTTCTTTCGGGTAAAATGGCTGCAGCTGTAACAAAAGGGTACCAAAGCGAAGGTGGATATGTATACATTAAACACTTTGCATTAAATGATCAAGAAACAAACCGTACTCTTGGTGTTTTAACATGGAGTAATGAACAAGCCATTCGGGAAATTTATTTAAAGCCTTTTGAAATCGCTGTCAAAGAGGGCGGTGCAAAGGCGGTAATGTCTTCGTTTAACAGTGTTGGTAATAAGTGGGCTGGTGCAGATGATGGTCTTCTTAAAGAAGTTCTTCGTAAAGAATGGGGTTTCAATGGCCATGTTATTACAGACTTCTATATGAATGGTAGTGGGCTTAACACATATCCATACATGAATGTTGAGCTTGCTGTACGTAATGGGAACGACTTAATGCTAACTGGTGCTGCGCCAATGGGTGTACCAGAAGTTAATACAAGTAGTAATGATACATTATGGGCATTAAGAGACGCTGCTCACAATATTTTATACACCACAGCTAACAGTAGTGCTATTGAAGGAAATTTAAGTGCGGAAACACCGAAATGGGTTGTTATCACTATTATTGTTGATATTCTTCTTGTTTTAGGAATTGCGACTGCATTCTTCTTTGTCTTCCGTAATAGCAAGAAAAGAGACGAAGAACTAGAAAATACACGTTCTGCATAA